The Hymenobacter sp. DG25A nucleotide sequence CTTCGACTTCCTGAAGCGCATTGAAATCTACATCAGCGCCAAGGATCAGCCGGAAATCAAGCTGGCTTCCCTGGACAAGGTGCCCCTGGGCGTAAAAAGCATTGATCTGGTATCGTCGGGCGCCAAGCTCGACAACTATATCAAAGCTGAAATTTACACGCTGACCACCAAAGCCGAGATTCAGAAACCTATTTCCGAAGACATTACGGTACGCGCGGACTCCCGCTTTAAGGTAACTGCCGACCCGCTGTAAGTCGCTTGACAAGTCATAAAAAAGAGCCCCGCTTCGTGAAGAAGCGGGGCTCTTTTTATGACTTGATTCCTCGTTTACCGGTTGCGCCCGTACTGCTCATGGCTGCTCACCCAATCGGAGCTGCTGATGGCGGCCCCCAGGCTCAGCTCGCCGGCCAGCACCACGCCGGCCACTATTTCGGCAAACTTGTTCACGGTACCGCGGCCCACGCAGTTCAGCATGCGCAGGCACTCGTTCTGCGTAGCCAGCCCCGTGCCGCCGCCGTGGGTAGCCACAATAAGCGAGGGAATGGTGATGCTGATGTACAAGTCGCCCTCGGGGGTTAACTCCGAATACAGAATGCCCGCCGAGGATTCTGAGACGTTGGCTACGTCCTGCCCGGTGGCAATAAACATGGCCGTAATGCCATTGGCGGAGTGCGCACCGTTGTTGTTGGCGCCGGAGAGAAAGGCCCCCACGTTGCTCACCTGCCCGTGGTAGGCCAGCTGCTCGGGCGTTACGCGCATGCGCTGCTGCAGAATGTCGCGCTTAATCACGCACTCGGCCACCACACGTTTGCCCCGGGTGCGCATCACATTAATCTGGGATGCTTTTTTGTCGGTGGCGAAGTTCGATTCCAGGTAGAAGTTCCGGATAGGGGAGCCTTTATAGTGGTCCAGAATCCAGGAGCAGGCTGCAAAGGTGGCCCGGCCCACCATATTCTGGCCCGCCGCGTCGCCGGTGCTGAAATTGAAGCGCAGGAAGGCAAACTTGTTGGAGAGGTAGGTATCGATGTACTGCAGCTTGGCCACGTGGGAGGTGCTTTCCGCTTCGGGCCGGATCAAGTTGATGTTTTCCTCTATCCAGCGGCCGAAGTCCCGTGCACCGCGGGCATCATCAAACACAAACACCGGGGCCCGCTGCATGGCGTCGCCGATAACGGTGCATTTGGCGCCG carries:
- a CDS encoding hydroxymethylglutaryl-CoA reductase — encoded protein: MLFTPSPMLLKLLYTRGSLHNTPNGVAFSIKNRLDTVHLTGIDHVQIGDTKILPEHISLDLGNGDVRPATGLGPDGLSIEFPVGHSLIFLLETPPLPEGMHAVQVQFSADPFGPLHVEVEDAIMNLPDNRTRIPRQSDDDYSDAAIQARQRFAEEFTGQQFKHLKHYSFDAHDLHGNCEHFTGVAQIPVGLAGPLRVNGEHAQGEFLIPLATTEGTLVASYNRGMQLLNLCGGAKCTVIGDAMQRAPVFVFDDARGARDFGRWIEENINLIRPEAESTSHVAKLQYIDTYLSNKFAFLRFNFSTGDAAGQNMVGRATFAACSWILDHYKGSPIRNFYLESNFATDKKASQINVMRTRGKRVVAECVIKRDILQQRMRVTPEQLAYHGQVSNVGAFLSGANNNGAHSANGITAMFIATGQDVANVSESSAGILYSELTPEGDLYISITIPSLIVATHGGGTGLATQNECLRMLNCVGRGTVNKFAEIVAGVVLAGELSLGAAISSSDWVSSHEQYGRNR